In the genome of Arachis hypogaea cultivar Tifrunner chromosome 9, arahy.Tifrunner.gnm2.J5K5, whole genome shotgun sequence, the window ACATTCCGGTTAATGAGCAATATAATTCCATATCATAAATGTCTTTGTTTTTATCAATTGTACTCGATTGAAAATGAAGTAAATGAAGACAAAAAAAACAACTTGTCTTCAATTCACCACCCACTTCGCCACCAAAAGTGGTTAACAGGTTTCGTTCAAAAATTAACAACTTCAATCCTTGACTCAGGAATTCCTAAATCTTAGAGGAGGTTTCGTTCAAGACCAATGAAGTGGATAATTAGTCCAGTCTTTCAATCTCTTTCCCTTGATCAGGGAGCATATCGTTGTGTTGGACTTTTACTTGAACCACCCTCCCCCCCCCCTCGCCCCAACACCCATACTCACAcacacaaaaaagaaaagaaggaaatcTTATCTTCATAGTTTATACAGACAGTGCATAACTTGTTAAACCTAACACTTGTATATGCCTTACTGTAAAGATAGAGTACTGACGTTTTTGTAATTATTTGCTATTCCTATTTATCTTAGCTGGATCACTGTTCTTGTTTGATCGAAAAACACTTCGTTATTTTCGCAAGGATGGTCATAGGTGGAGGAAGAAAAAAGATGGGAAAACTTTTAGAGAAGCTCATGAAAAGTTGAAGGTGTGCTGTTCTTTTTATTAGTTGTAATTTTCACCTTTATGGATCCATTAATTCAATTGAAACTCTGTCATGGGTCAAACTATTGTGTTGGAATACCTGCATGTAACTCAACAAAATTGTAGTTTCTAGGtttctcagtttttttttttttttttggtgtcttcTATTTTTCTGGTGTCTAGGTTTCTCAGTTTAAATCAATCTATTTATTAATCACCTTTTCTTTtccattaattttatttttatgttattttttgttGCATTAGTTGCCTAACAAATTGCCTTGATTGTTGAGTGTAGGCTGGTAATGTTGATGTCCTGAATTGTTACTATGCTCATGGGGAGGATAATGAGAACTTTCAAAGGAGAAGTTATTGGATGCTTGATGAGTAAGTTTCTGTCATTCTGTTGAACTTAGGGTTTGTAAGACCTATTCCTGATTTCTTTCATAACATTTAGAATGATACTTAGAGGCTTCTTGGCATTTTTGGTAATATTGTTGAGTTATTAATAGATTGAGTCTTAGTTTTGCATTAGTTGAAACTGTGGAAATTTGTTTTGTAATGATGTTTAATTTGTTCTTAATCCAAACTTGGACCTTGCAGACAAACAGCGTTTGTTAGGTGTTATAATAAAAGATTgagattaaatatattttgaaaactgATAAAGCCACTGGCTGAAGTAGGATACCCTGCAGCTGCATCTGACTCATTTTGATCCTCGGGCTAACTAGAAAGGGCCATAGGGGATCTTAAGGGGATTATCACTTAAATTGCTAGTGTTGATCATTTTTCATGTCAACTTAAACATTGTTTTTGTCTGCAGGCAGTTAGAGCACATTGTTCTTGTACATTATCGTCATATTAAAGAGGTACATTTTTAATCTATTCTTTTgcatttttatcttaaaattatttGGATAAGATGTTATATTGAAACTAGCATCAAGTAAATCTGGTGTAGGTTAAAAACAACTATGGTGATTTTCTCACCCTAATGTGATCCATTGTTCTCTTATGCCATGCTGCATAATTTACAGGGTTACAAGTCCGGCGTCTCACATTCCCCTGCAGCTCCTGTATCCTTGGTTGGTAGCTCTCGAACAAGTTCAGCGCCTTCCTCTGTCAAAATAGAGTCACCTATATCTGTATTTCAAACATCTGTTTCATCAACTGCAAATGAAGTTGAGCAGGCTGGACGAGCTTCAGTGTGTGATGATCGGCACTCAGAGAATGGTCCTCAAGTCTTGTCTCATGCTCGGCCTATTGACACTTCAATTCCTCACAATGCACGGCTGCTTGGACATGAAGCCACTGGTAAGTACTGGTTGTACTTTAAGAAAAAAGTATCAGTAATTCATATTTTCAGATATTTggtattcatatttattttatttttaaatttaattgttgttAATCTGGTGATATTTAAGTGGCAAATGAACAAAGATAATTCCATTTGTTACTTGACTTGACTGTTTTTGTTTATTGGGTCCAAGGGGATGAATATTTTGTTCCTATGCTTGTCTATCTGGCAATTTTCTTTGCATTTTCTGGTCTATAAATTTATTTGCTCTGTTCTTTAGGTTTTGCTGAGTTGATGAGGGACCCTCTTATTTCATGGTCATCTTCTCTCCCTAGCTTTTATCCTGGCTCTGGCTTATCATCATGTGCAACAATAGAGAACACTAGTAGAACCACAGTTGATATGAATGATGGAGAACTTCATGTAGAAGCAGATCCCATAAATCAGCATGTTCAAAATTTCAGAGATAGGCTCATGACTGATGTGTGCATACAGCCAGTTACAGGAATGTTACATGCTGTAAATCAGGTTTAGGAATGGAAAATTGGCTATTATAAATAAATTGCAAGCTTTGATGCCAATCTCTACTTTGCTTTATGATTCCAATACTAGCCTCATAGTTTGGGTAGAGTAGTGTTAAATAGAAACTAGAAAGCCTAACAATAGTAAGAAAAATTAGCCATTTCATTTCAAGTGAATGACAGCAATATAGTAATGTATTTTACAGTTTTGTGATAAATGTATACGAAACTTCTGTGCTTGACAAGTTTTCCGATTGACACTCTGTTTCGTGTGTGTGTATGGTTTACTAGTCATGTTGCTTTCTCCATGTAACTCTCTTTTGTACGTTGTCACAGGTGCAAAAGGAGCATGATTTAGTTTCATTGCGTACCCAattccatcatcatcatcctgtTTTAGCTACAAAGAACGTAGTTGAACAAAAATTCCAAGATGGTGGTTTGGACAATGATGACCCACAAAATGTTGAATCTGGGGAACTGAAGAAGCTTGATTGTTTTGGATGGTGGATGGATAAGGAGATAGGTTGAGATTGTAACAATTCCTTGATGGCTTCAGTTTCTGGCAATTACTGGAAATCACTTGATGCTAATAATGAGGATAAGGAGGTATCTAGTTTGCGCGGCATGCACTTGGATATGGACTCATTAAGTCCCTATCTTTCCCAAGAACAACTGTTTAGTATCATTGACTTTGCTCCAGATTGGGCATATGCTGGGGTTAGAACAAAGGTCAGTAATGATTTTTGGTTTTCCATAGCATTATATATTCCCCGTTCATGACTCAGACAATATGGTTTCTGATTTATTTATTCCTTCTCTGAAAGGTTTTAATAGTTGGCACATTTCTGGGGAGTAAAATGGGGATGTATGTTTGGTGAAATTGAGGTTTCGGCTGAAGTATTGGCAGAGAATGCGATACAGTGTCAAACTCCTTTGCATTCTCCAGGTCGTGTTCCATTCTATGTAACCTGCAGTAATAGGCTAGCCTGCAGTGAGATCAGAGAATTTGAATATCTTGAAAATCCAAATAAATCTGTAAGCCACGTGGGTATTGAAATCAAACCAGAAGATGAGATACAGCTTGAAGTGCGActacttaaaattttaaacttgggTCCTCACAGTGTGGGTTGGAAATGCTCTGTTCCCAAATgtgaaaattctaaaattaaaagaacaatGTATTTGACTAGAGACAAAAATAAGAATTTCCAGATCGGTGAAAGCAATCACATGAGCTCTAGGGATGTGTTATTTCAGAGATTAGTTAGTGACAAGCTTTTTAAATGGTTGGTCTTTAAGGTTCATGAGGGAGGAAAAGGGCCGAACATGTTGGATGCTGAAGGCCAAGGAGTGATACATTTGGCTGCTGGTCTTGGTTATGTGTGGGCTATGGCCCCTGTAGTTAATGCTGGTATTAATCCTAACTTCAGAGATGCTCATGGAAGAACAGGACTTCACTAGGCATCACATTTTAGGAGGCCAGATTCTATGGGAAACTATTTTCTTGTGcctatttatattagtaattttagggatgtttttcaCTTTAATGCAAGGTATATATATAGGGTTTGTTTCGTGTTTGCATAACCACATTGCTATTTATTCTTTGGTTAAattaaattatgttcttgatgtacTGTATTAATTTTCTGTTCAGCCATTATATTTCACTTTCATCTATGATATAAAAGTATGCCATATTTCATGCTAAGGGGTCTATAGTTTTTAACACTTAGACTTCATTTATGATCTGTGTTAGTCTATTTTTAATCGCTGCCACCATATTTTCTGGTATATCTATATTAGTATAATGACTTTGCATCTTGACTCtgttttcttttcattctcttcagagaGGAAACTGTGATTGCACTAGTCAAATTAGGTGCAATCCCAGGTCTTGTTGATGACCCAACATCAGCATTTCCTCGAGGGGAAACAGCAGCTGATTTAGCTTCAAGTAGAGGATATAAAGGTATTGCTGGATATCTGGCTGAGGCAGATCTTGTAAGTCAATTGTCTAGATTAACTGTTAATGAAAATGAGAAGGACAACATTCCACAAACTTAGCAACTGACAATGCATTTGAATGTGCTGATACTGATTCATCAAAGATGACAATGGATGAGCAGCACTATCTAGGAGAGTCACTTGCTGCTTTTCAAAAATCAGCTTATGCTGCTGCTTCAATCCAAGCAGCCTTTAGAGCAAGATCATTCTGTCAAAGACAACTAGCCAAGAATAGCAGTGATATTTCTGAAGATGCACTTGACCAAGTTGCTGATTCTTTGAACAAGGTTTAGAAGATGGGTCATTTTGATGATTATCTGCATTCTGCAGCTTCAAAGATTCAAAAGAGATACCATGGGTGGAAGGGAAGAAAAGATTTTTCGAGAATACGCACCGGCATTGTAAAAATTCAGGTACTTGTGCACATAGAATGTATTTTACTAGCAGCAAGGTCATGCTTGTCTTGtaggtgatttttttttttgagtttttacaattctttcctttcctttctccATAGTATATGCTTCTTTATATACAACCCTCAAATTGTTGTGATGGCTGTAGCTTTTTTTTTAAAGGTAACATACTGTTATTTCATTTAGTATTTGGCATTTCCTTGATTTGCCTTGCAGAGTCAATTCTTACTGCCTCTGTCCTCGGTGTCGGGTGGGTCAGTTTGCATTAGCATTTCACCAATTCAGTTTATTGGCTGTAAATGCCTTTGCGATGGAGGTAATATTGCTTCCTCATTTGACTTGCTTCTTCTTTACAGGCTCATGTTAGAGGTCACCAAGTTCGAAAGCAGTAGAAAATAGTTGTTTGGTCTGTTGGCATCGTGGAAAAGGCAATACTGCGTTGGAGGCGGAAAGGAGTTGGTCTGAGAGGATTCCGGGTTGTGCAGTCGGCTTGCACTGTGGCTGGAAATCCTGAGAAAAATTGATGAATATGAATTTCTTAGCATTGGCAGGAGACAGAAATCAGCTGATGTGAACAAAGCTCTGGATAGAGTAAAGTCTATGGTTCGCAATCCAGAGGCCCGTCATCAGTACATGAAGCTTGTCATGAAATCTCAAAATTTTAAGGTGCTGTGGTCCTATCTATTTTCTTTCCCTGGGTAATATTTTTGGCCCACTAAATATATAATCAGTTTTCCTTGATTAAAAGCAAATCAGATTGGAACAGACTGGTGATGGTGGTAGCAGTCAACCACAGCCTGTTGAGTAGTATTTGACAGGAATGGCGAAGAGTAACAGTGACTTACTTTGGATGATAGTTTAAGTCCTACGAGTAAAACTGTAAAATAAGTAACATCTAACATAGTTTTATTATGGAAATTCTgtaaattagaaatataaaagataattcaGGAAAGCAAGGGGAAATGTATATACAATACAGATGTCCTTTTTGTTCCCCGTTTTAGGCATGTAGAAGACAGTTCTATTTGCAATATAATTGACTTAATGTTCAACTACAAGGAGAAAGACAATTAGGGAAAAATCCTTTTAACTTGTTTGTAAACCTTTCTCATTATTTTTATAGGAATCTTAATTTGCAAGTGGTATATTATTAAGATAATTATGAAAAATAGCATATTTATACcaattaaaatacaataaaaaaagtcTGCAAAAATATGTATTTTGATTTACACAAATGTTTGATAAATATCAATTATCAAATTAGTCATTATGTATTTaagtatatttaaattttaaagtctGCAAAAGTCTTCATGTAatcaaatttttagaataaaatcaTTAAATTTTAACACGAGAGACATTGAAAAATTTTACGAAAATAAATACGTGAATGTAAAAAATACCATAGgataattgaaataaattaaacattaaaaaaataagagatgAAAAGCAAGTCTCTTTGAACAAATATTACCGCATATATAACTATAAGAGTTGAAGAtgaaatttctttttctttttgaattttaaacGGATTCAAATAGTATTtacatttatttttgttttttttttaattaaaaaaacagtaaaaatattttagaaacacAAAAATCATTACCAAATTTGACATcatgtatttaaatatattatatatattattttatatattttttaataaaattactaattacCAGGATAATCAAATATAATGATTAAGGACCCGTTTGGAAACTTTAGAAgtaactttttttaacttttgacttatgaaaagtagggCACAGAATTCGGTGgtccaggaagctttggatcactTAGTGATCCaagtaaaaaacatgtttttagagttttttttatcaattgctacgtagttcttgaactaattttaattacaaatcaatcccatatattttatttaattataaaaatagttttttattttataaattattattttatcaattatcaattatatttattaacaatcaaatacaaaaataacaaccaattatatcctccattcatcctaataattccaattgattaaaaaattaactttgatctcgttacgttcgtccatggcttccaaatcatgtttccttgaaattcaatcgattggtttttcaaaacaatcgattgaatgataactcaatcgattggtttacactatatcacaaaacaatcgattgaaagttgtaaggtagaatggtaaaaagcttataccaatcgattgtttatactttccaatcgaatgaatgtctcaaaacaatcgattgttgttgttactcaatcgattgaattcataaaaacaacatggatttgccaaatacaatcgattgaaaagtgatgacattgaagttttagccaaattcaatcgattggtaatgtaatccaatcgattggaaggtgatgaagttgaatgttctgtcaatttcaatcgattggtaatggtacataaaatttataaaacgtcaatgatattttcttttaaattaatttataaaattttttagatttgtgtcttataaaaagtaaaaaaaaaaattatagtagaGTAAAACTTAGCTGAAACCAAATAACATAGTGTAACACACATCTttgatcaatattaaaaaaaaaaattagcctaattatgtacataaaatcctaaaaaatacagttctatcttttttaattaagttagctTTAAAATACCAATAATGCTTTTTCATGTGCTGCTTTTAATCTAAAAttctagaaaaaaattaatttaaaatattataatgttattatattggcacaacactttatttttgtatgataaatataagtacatttttatataaagtatttaaagtatataaaaatgtactcctattataaaaaaaatatttaaaaagttattaaatttttatatgttattaaaatttaataaatacaagtatatttttatatgttatttttaattccatgtactaataggagttaaaattaatttatatttaataattttatactaaaattaatttactataattttgttttatacttcttttaatatatttttttatattatatagtattttttctagtatcttattgtacaatgtgtaattcgaattacCATTTGATTCGAaatgtgagtaattcgaatcaatttgattcgaacTTCCTCCTACTCACGTGTTCctactaattcgaattgataCAATTCGAATTATGCTTTTATAATTCGTtctaagttgattcgaattacttatATGCAATGGTTGAGAATAATTGGAGctgtattgattcgaattattaaGGAATGTAATTCGAATaaagttgtttcgaattacattAAAGTGTGCTTTGGTGAATTCTTGTATTAGATTCTTGTTTGGCTTATATGCGTAATAAACTTCTCTCCTTGGCTTAAATACGTTTTTTACCCTCAGTTTTATATTAACTCTAAATATATTAAAAGAATTTACTCAATATATTCTAACATTTAACTAATTGCAAACACTTATCCCAAAACATATTTACAAAAATTAGAGCACTGGTTACTAATATTTTAATGAAACTAAATTTGTGCataacacaaataaataaattaagcaTACTTACTACTTGATACGCTGCTACCTTATCaatatcatatattttttgtattttttattctgCCTTACTTGAATAAAAGCAAAAGGTACTATTGATcggcaaaattaattttataaattaccaatctataaattaattttatgtatcattaccaatcgattgaaattggcaaaacattcaacttcatcaccttccaatcgattggattacattaccaatcgattgaatttggctaaaacttcaatgtcatcactttccaatcgattgtatttggcaaatcaatgttgttttcgtgaattcaatcgattgttttgaggcattcattcgattggaaagtataaacaatcgattggtataagctttttaccattctaccttacaactttcaatcgactgttttgtgatatagtgtaaatcaatcgattgaatttcaaggaaacacgatttggaagccatggacgaacgtaacgagatcaaagttaattttttaatcaattggaattattaagatgaatggaggatataattggttgttatttttgtatttgattgttaataaatataattgataattgataaaataataatttataaaataaaaaactatttttataattaaataaaatatatgggattgatttgtaattaaaattagtttaagaactacgtagcaattgataaaaaaaactctaaaaacatgttttttacttggaccactaagtgatccaaagattcctggaccaccgaatcctgtgccgaaaagtagtagtattaatgtctggtgcaattttcaaaatcaaattgcaactttctaaaaagttatttagaagcttatagagaagttaaaaaaatgacttctctcatcatacttctacttttcatcacatttctaGGCTCAAGATTTGGTGGTCCCACAACGTTTGGACCACTAAGTGGTCCCAtaacaaaatatgttttttaaagttttttaataattgctaaatagtccttttttaaatttaattacaaattaaccccatatattttatttaattataaaaactattttttattttataaataattattttaaccaAAATCTATCgtgtttattaacaatcaagaacaaaaacaataacgaattagatcttccattaatcctaataaattttttggccattccaatcgattaaaatattACATTCGATCCGGACGTTCTCGAGGAGTCATGAAATCGTGTTTCGTtgaaaaccaatcgattggatttgtgtacttcaatcgattgtttatgattttcaatcgattgaattcttcCAAACAATCGATTGGCCTCaatattcaatcgattggtaatggctAAAAATCGATTGAACTTTGCACGTTACttctaattcaatcgattggtttgaaacttcaatcgattgggaAGTGACCTAAATGTGTTTTTTTCGGATTTCAATCGGTTGGTATTATAATCCAATTGATTGAAATTTCAAATTCGCTTTATATTAAACCCAAACCATGCGTATTGAATTAGAAGTAACGTTTTAAAACATTCGAACCCCCATTTCTGCACCGCTCTCTTCTCTCACCGAACCAGAaagcttcatcttcttctctcttcttcttctccaacctcACCAACATCCACTCCGTCCTACATACATATTATTAATCCTCATCCAACTCCTTACAAAACCCACCAAATCAATATCCCCAAAATGGCCAGAACCAAGAACACCAAAAGAGCCAGGGTTGAGGGAGAAAGCTCTGCTTCCGCCAGACTGGTTGCTTCATCACATTACATGGCAAGGTGGTTGCCGTCTCAAAGGACACTGAAAAACTATGTGGAGAATTTCGAGTCAAGGCCAATTGTTCCTCCCAGGTACATAACAGCCGAGTTCATTCATGGTAGATATTATAACTTGGTCTGGAATGCTTTGCAAACACAGCACTTAATCGATTTTGTACAAACTAGGCTTGATTATTACCCGAACTTGGTTAAGGCTGTTTATAGTACTTTAAATTATGTTGTTCCTGAACCTGATGAAGTGGGTGAGGAGGTAATGCCGctgattgagtttgatttagggtCATAGCATTATAGAATTACTCTGCAAGAACTAGCTGAACAATGGAATTTAGTTTATCATGGGGCAAAATTTACTGGAGGTATTGGGGCAGATGAGGAATGGGGTGAATATAATAGGATCATTGGTTTGCAGAGTCTACAGTATGAGAATCCACAAATGGATGCTAGAGGTAATATAAGTTGTAGTGGGTTGGGTAATGAGCAGCGTATATTGATGTATTTGTTTTCATACATGTTGATTCCAAGAAAATATAATCATGGAATCTTGTTTAACGAAGATATTATAGTGCTTTGGGCTATGGTGACTGGAAAGGAGATAAATTGGCCTTATTTTATGGTTCATCATATGCttgaaatgaagaaagaaaaatcaagtgttggtttagGATATGCCTGCCATTGGACCAAGATTTTCACCTGGCTTGGAATTGActtgagtgaagagaaaagcgtCATCTTGAGTAATGTAGCCAAGATTGATGACAGCACACTAAGACAGATGGGAAGAGATCCGAATGCCCAAGAATCTCAGGTCCAAGGAGAACCACAAGACCCTGAGGTGCAAGCACAATCACAGGAACCTCCCCAACCACCCCCTCCTTCGCCAACAATGCGAGATTTGATGGATGAATTGTGAAGCATGAGAGTATATATGGAGGAGCAATTTGCTGATATGAGGCAGCGTCAAGACAGGCAAACTGAAGCTGTCAGTCGTCAAGGAGAAGCAATTGATCTTCTATACACAAATCTAGGCATCACAAACCCAAGGGGCATCATCCCAAGGCCTGGAccatgattaaattgttttatagcAATATTCAAGTACAAGCATGCCTTGCTTTGATTTTTATAATTCATATATAGAGTTCTTAAAGGTACTAGGTTTGTTTGAATTGTAAGACCTTCTTGGATAATGGAATGAATTTAGCTAACTGTTTTTTAAGTTTATCTATATTCTTAAGATGCAATCAGGTCTTGAAAACAATGTGTTTGTAtggattcaatcgattgttttcttAGTGCAATCGATTGAAGTACACTTAAACACTGttccaatcgattgttttgatccaccaatcgattggattacactTAGTTACttcttcaatcgattggtttttaaTGCAATCGATTGAAGACTGGGTGCAATCAGGTGTTTATATagattcaatcgattgttttcttAGTGCAATCGATTGAAGTACACTTAAACACTGTTCCAATCAATTGTTTTGATCcaccaatcgattggattacactTAGTTACttcttcaatcgattggtttttaaTGCAATCGATTGAAGACTGGGTGCAATCAGGTGTTTGTAtggattcaatcgattgttttcttAGTGAAATCGATTGAAGTATACCTAAACACTGttccaatcgattgttttgttattttaattgattgGAGTGCACTTAATTACTGTATCAATCGATTGGTTTTATATGCAATCAATTGAATTatcatcaatttcaatttcaatcgattgcatataaaaccaatcgattgatacaataattatatgtactccaatcgattaaaataacaaaacaatcgattggaaCATTGTGATTAAGTATACTTCAATCGATTGGTGGGGGCTTAATTTCGCATAGTCTATCTACCAATTttgaaactttttatttaaatcattaaTATGATCCATCTaagatgattattattattattattattattattattattattattattattattattattattattattatttgagtatTTATCTACTTAAAGATAATTATGGATAAGatataatcatatgaataaaactaaaagataagatatgttaACCAGTTTTAAGATGTTacacttaatttaaaaaattttaaaaaagatagaattaaaatttgaagatTTTTTTTAGGTCTATATATATGTGCTCAATCCGACTTATTTTCTATACGTTCACAAATTATTTTAAGTATTTGCCCTTCAACCAAATATACTCAAGTAATATTCTTCAGTTGATAATAATCATGGATATTCCTCCTAACGAAAATTTAGTCCTCAATGATGCACGTAATACACAGAATAGGTCACTGGCTACAGACTGTGATTTTATCACAGTTGATCTTGTTGATCAAATTGGAATTACAATTCCTAGTGCTACGGTAAGACGTAAtcagtttttaaattttagtagAATGTATTATGAGTTATTTAATCTTTTATATAATCTTTCTACAGGATGACCTAGTTTTCAA includes:
- the LOC114924474 gene encoding uncharacterized protein, producing the protein MLDEQLEHIVLVHYRHIKEGYKSGVSHSPAAPVSLVGSSRTSSAPSSVKIESPISVFQTSVSSTANEVEQAGRASVCDDRHSENGPQVLSHARPIDTSIPHNARLLGHEATGFAELMRDPLISWSSSLPSFYPGSGLSSCATIENTSRTTVDMNDGELHVEADPINQHVQNFRDRLMTDVCIQPVTGMLHAVNQVQKEHDLVSLRTQFHHHHPVLATKNVVEQKFQDGGLDNDDPQNVESGELKKLDCFGWWMDKEIG
- the LOC140175156 gene encoding calmodulin-binding transcription activator 3-like; translation: MASVSGNYWKSLDANNEDKEVSSLRGMHLDMDSLSPYLSQEQLFSIIDFAPDWAYAGVRTKLAHFWGVKWGCMFGEIEVSAEVLAENAIQCQTPLHSPGRVPFYVTCSNRLACSEIREFEYLENPNKSVSHVGIEIKPEDEIQLEVRLLKILNLGPHSVGWKCSVPKCENSKIKRTMYLTRDKNKNFQIGESNHMSSRDVLFQRLVSDKLFKWLVFKVHEGGKGPNMLDAEGQGVIHLAAGLGYVWAMAPVVNAGINPNFRDAHGRTGLH